The following are encoded together in the Mycolicibacterium arabiense genome:
- a CDS encoding YoaK family protein has protein sequence MAVESPVSQRATVTALLLLTFATGLVDAVSVLVLGHVFVANMTGNVIFLGFWFVPHSGVDMTAAVVAFASFVAGTVLGGRFARHLDTEVRRWLGVALGAEVVMLGALAILAGSGVLAYDDGGKLVLIAGLAVTFGAQNATARQFGIQELSTTVLTSTIVGIGFDSRLAGGTGQREKLRYGVVATMLGGAVLGATMTRFVVAPVIGLAAIAVAASAAVFWFGPAPAD, from the coding sequence ATGGCCGTCGAATCGCCTGTCTCGCAACGAGCGACGGTCACCGCACTGCTCCTCCTGACGTTCGCCACGGGCCTCGTCGACGCCGTCAGCGTGCTGGTACTCGGCCACGTCTTCGTGGCCAACATGACCGGCAACGTCATCTTCCTGGGATTCTGGTTCGTGCCGCACTCCGGTGTCGACATGACGGCTGCGGTGGTGGCGTTCGCGAGCTTCGTGGCGGGCACCGTGCTCGGCGGGCGGTTCGCGCGTCACCTCGACACCGAGGTGCGCCGCTGGCTGGGCGTGGCACTGGGCGCCGAGGTGGTGATGCTCGGCGCGCTCGCGATCCTCGCGGGGTCCGGTGTGCTGGCCTACGACGACGGCGGCAAGCTGGTCTTGATCGCGGGTCTGGCCGTGACCTTCGGCGCGCAGAACGCCACCGCGCGGCAGTTCGGCATCCAAGAGCTGAGCACCACGGTCCTGACGTCGACGATCGTGGGGATCGGGTTCGACAGCCGGCTCGCGGGCGGCACCGGCCAGCGGGAGAAGCTGCGGTACGGCGTGGTCGCGACCATGCTCGGGGGCGCGGTACTCGGCGCCACCATGACCCGGTTCGTGGTCGCACCGGTGATCGGGCTGGCCGCCATCGCCGTGGCCGCGAGTGCTGCGGTGTTCTGGTTCGGCCCCGCTCCTGCCGACTAG
- a CDS encoding pirin family protein: MTTGELVEIRRAGDRAATKISWLDSKHSFSFGGNYDPSNTHHGLLLVNNDDVVHPGAGFETHPHRDMEIITWVLRGSLVHQDSTGHSGVIYPGLAQRMSAGRGILHSEKNDSWRLTGETSHSEPVHFVQMWVVPDESGITPGYQQLEIDDELMRGKLVTIASGMPQHADDTAITIRNKYAALKGARLQPGDTVELPQAPYLHLFVPRGEVALEGAGQLVEGDAVRFTASGGQRVTATEPSEILVWEMHAGLEAA; this comes from the coding sequence ATGACCACAGGCGAACTCGTCGAGATCCGGCGCGCAGGCGACCGCGCAGCCACCAAGATCTCCTGGCTCGACTCCAAGCACTCGTTCTCCTTCGGCGGCAACTACGACCCGTCGAACACTCACCACGGACTGCTCCTGGTCAACAACGACGACGTCGTGCACCCGGGTGCGGGTTTCGAGACCCACCCGCACCGCGACATGGAGATCATCACGTGGGTGCTGCGCGGGTCGCTCGTCCACCAGGACTCGACGGGCCACTCGGGCGTCATCTATCCCGGTCTGGCGCAACGGATGTCGGCCGGGCGCGGCATCCTGCACTCCGAGAAGAACGACTCCTGGAGGCTGACCGGCGAGACGTCGCACAGCGAGCCCGTGCACTTCGTCCAGATGTGGGTGGTGCCCGACGAGTCCGGCATCACGCCGGGCTATCAGCAGCTGGAGATCGACGACGAACTCATGCGCGGCAAGCTGGTGACCATCGCGTCGGGGATGCCCCAGCACGCCGACGACACCGCGATCACCATCCGCAACAAGTACGCCGCCCTGAAGGGCGCACGGCTGCAACCCGGTGACACGGTCGAACTGCCCCAGGCGCCGTACCTGCACCTATTCGTGCCGCGCGGTGAGGTCGCCCTCGAGGGCGCCGGCCAACTCGTCGAAGGCGACGCCGTGCGTTTCACCGCCTCCGGCGGCCAACGGGTCACCGCGACCGAACCATCGGAAATCCTCGTCTGGGAGATGCATGCAGGCCTTGAAGCGGCATAG
- a CDS encoding SDR family NAD(P)-dependent oxidoreductase → MPSVLVTGAARGIGRTITEHLAASGWDVIAGVRTDADAAAIGDVAPGRVTPVILDVTKDEDVAALATALPDRLDAVVNNAGVVVSGAMETVSTDDWRRQFDVNVVGQMAVTRAVLPRLRASRGRVVFVSSVNGQLVMPMLGAYCASKFALEAAAEALRMELRPWGIGVSVVEPAQTDTDMWRQADAMVVDAENSLSPEQRTLYGRHIAGMKKMIPIAQRMTVAPETVAGVVERALTARRPRPRYIVGAGPKLQVAVMTNLPIAVRDRVLRKVAGQP, encoded by the coding sequence ATGCCCTCCGTACTCGTCACCGGCGCCGCGCGCGGCATCGGCCGGACCATCACCGAGCACCTCGCCGCCAGCGGATGGGACGTGATCGCAGGCGTGCGCACCGATGCCGACGCCGCGGCGATCGGCGACGTCGCACCGGGCCGGGTCACGCCCGTCATCCTCGACGTCACGAAGGACGAGGACGTCGCGGCGCTCGCAACCGCGCTCCCCGACCGCCTGGATGCGGTGGTCAACAACGCGGGGGTCGTCGTCAGCGGCGCGATGGAGACCGTGTCGACCGACGACTGGCGACGGCAGTTCGACGTCAACGTCGTCGGCCAGATGGCCGTGACCCGAGCGGTGTTGCCGCGCCTGCGGGCGTCGCGCGGCCGCGTCGTGTTCGTCTCCAGCGTGAACGGGCAGCTGGTGATGCCGATGCTCGGCGCGTACTGCGCCTCGAAGTTCGCGTTGGAGGCTGCGGCCGAAGCCTTGCGAATGGAGTTGCGGCCGTGGGGGATCGGCGTTTCGGTGGTGGAGCCCGCCCAGACGGACACCGACATGTGGCGGCAGGCTGACGCGATGGTCGTAGACGCCGAGAACTCGTTGTCACCAGAGCAGCGGACGCTCTACGGGCGGCACATCGCAGGCATGAAGAAGATGATCCCGATAGCGCAGCGCATGACCGTCGCGCCCGAGACCGTCGCGGGCGTCGTGGAGCGTGCGCTCACTGCGCGTCGGCCTCGTCCGCGGTACATCGTCGGCGCCGGGCCCAAGCTGCAGGTGGCCGTGATGACGAATCTTCCCATCGCCGTTCGTGATCGCGTGCTGCGCAAGGTCGCGGGACAGCCTTAG
- a CDS encoding alpha/beta hydrolase, which yields MSATREERSFQSAQGGGSPVRIVYDVWTPEIAPRGVVVLCHGFGEHARRYDHVAQRFGAAGLITYALDLRGHGRSEGKRVYLKDLAGYTGDFHTLVGIAAAEHPGLKRVVLGHSMGGGVVFSYGVEHPDDYAAMVLSGPAVYAQDGVSPVMVMVAKAVGSILPGLPVEQLQTDAVSRDRAVVAAYQADPMVHQGKLPAGIAKALIGVGETMPRRASALTAPLLVVHGEQDKLVPVAGSRQLLECVGGIDASLKVYPELYHEVFNEPERELVLDDVVSWIEVRL from the coding sequence GTGTCGGCAACCCGCGAGGAACGCAGCTTCCAGAGTGCCCAAGGCGGTGGCAGCCCCGTCCGCATCGTCTACGACGTCTGGACCCCCGAGATCGCGCCCCGCGGCGTGGTGGTGCTGTGCCACGGATTCGGCGAGCATGCCCGTCGCTACGACCACGTCGCTCAGCGATTCGGCGCGGCCGGGCTGATCACCTACGCGCTCGATCTACGCGGGCACGGTCGCTCGGAGGGCAAGCGCGTCTACCTGAAGGATCTCGCCGGCTACACCGGTGACTTCCACACCCTGGTCGGCATCGCCGCCGCCGAGCACCCGGGGCTCAAGCGGGTGGTGTTGGGCCACAGCATGGGCGGCGGCGTGGTCTTCTCCTACGGCGTCGAACACCCCGACGACTACGCGGCGATGGTGCTCTCCGGGCCCGCCGTCTACGCCCAGGACGGGGTGTCGCCGGTGATGGTCATGGTGGCCAAGGCGGTCGGCAGCATCCTGCCCGGGCTACCCGTGGAGCAGCTGCAGACCGACGCGGTGTCCCGCGACCGGGCCGTCGTCGCCGCGTACCAGGCCGACCCGATGGTCCATCAGGGCAAGCTGCCCGCAGGCATCGCCAAGGCGCTGATCGGCGTCGGGGAAACGATGCCCCGGCGCGCGTCGGCGCTCACCGCCCCGCTGCTGGTCGTGCACGGCGAGCAGGACAAGCTGGTGCCGGTAGCAGGCAGCAGGCAACTGCTCGAATGCGTCGGAGGCATCGACGCCAGCCTGAAGGTGTACCCCGAGCTGTACCACGAAGTGTTCAACGAGCCCGAGCGCGAACTGGTGCTCGACGACGTCGTCTCCTGGATCGAGGTGCGCCTGTGA
- a CDS encoding sigma-70 family RNA polymerase sigma factor, producing MSVLTDVSAVPESSDPRDVFLSDAQKYRRELLAHCYRMTGSLHDAEDLVQETYLRAWKSYDGFQGRSSVRTWLYRIATNTSLTSLDGRKRRPLPSGLGAPASDPSGDIAEHREITWLEPLPDAPREDPSDPSMIAESRESVRLAFVAALQHLSPRQRAVLVLREVLQWKASEVGEAIGASTAAVNSLLQRARAQLDAAQPTRDGEIADPDSPEAREQLAKYVAAFETYDMDQLVELFTADAVFEMPPFDGWYRGPANIVTLSKTHCPAEGPGDMRFVATTANGQPAAALYMLNRETGRHEEFQLHVLQISDGRISHVVAFHADGLFEKFGLPIHL from the coding sequence GTGAGCGTCCTCACAGATGTATCAGCCGTTCCGGAGTCGTCCGACCCCAGAGACGTCTTCCTGTCCGATGCGCAGAAGTATCGCCGCGAACTGCTCGCGCACTGCTACCGGATGACCGGCTCGCTGCACGACGCCGAGGACCTGGTGCAGGAGACCTATCTGCGGGCCTGGAAGTCCTACGACGGGTTCCAAGGCCGGTCGTCGGTGCGCACGTGGCTGTACCGGATCGCCACCAACACGAGCCTGACGTCGCTCGACGGCCGCAAGCGCCGGCCGCTGCCGTCGGGTCTGGGGGCGCCCGCGTCGGACCCGTCGGGCGACATCGCCGAACACCGCGAGATCACCTGGCTGGAGCCGCTGCCCGACGCGCCGCGGGAGGACCCGTCGGATCCGTCGATGATCGCCGAGTCCCGCGAGTCCGTACGGCTGGCGTTCGTCGCGGCGTTGCAGCACCTCTCGCCCCGGCAGCGCGCGGTCCTGGTGCTGCGCGAGGTATTGCAGTGGAAGGCCTCCGAGGTGGGTGAGGCGATCGGCGCCTCGACCGCCGCGGTGAACAGCCTGCTGCAGCGCGCCCGTGCGCAGCTCGACGCCGCGCAACCGACGCGCGACGGCGAGATCGCGGACCCGGATTCGCCCGAGGCGCGGGAACAGCTCGCGAAGTACGTGGCGGCGTTCGAGACCTACGACATGGACCAGCTCGTCGAGCTGTTCACCGCCGACGCGGTGTTCGAGATGCCACCGTTCGACGGCTGGTACCGGGGCCCGGCGAACATCGTCACGCTGTCCAAGACGCACTGCCCCGCCGAGGGGCCCGGCGACATGCGCTTCGTCGCCACTACCGCCAACGGTCAGCCGGCGGCAGCGCTGTACATGCTCAACCGCGAGACCGGCAGGCACGAGGAGTTCCAGCTGCACGTGCTGCAGATCAGCGACGGCCGCATCTCCCACGTGGTCGCGTTCCACGCCGACGGCCTGTTCGAGAAGTTCGGGCTGCCGATCCATCTGTAG
- a CDS encoding phosphodiester glycosidase family protein — protein sequence MPNTAANFRRLIAWTTTAVLGATLATMAVAPAAHAADARELLAGAIASTKGTYLVYNFGGGNPAPMLNAAGNWYEMTSGGHLMIIKAASQRLTPRLLVDSHRGYQGRCERDPRARTGEGLSQASELYSPLQAWQALGQPTIAVNANFFDIRGQQGGSWKSTGCSSPLGAYVDNTRGQGQANAAVTGTIAYAGKQGLSNGNETWTALSTMILPVAGAPFVITPKSPTDYDAASPVIAGLMDEGTRFVAVAGLGLLAPGDTGQMNDGGPSAARTALAYSRARDEMYVFQGGSYTPDQIQDLFRGLGSDTAILLDGGGSSAIVLRRDAGGMWAGAGVPRGSCDTQQVLCDSRERALPSWLAFS from the coding sequence GTGCCGAACACAGCCGCAAACTTCCGGCGCCTGATCGCCTGGACGACGACGGCGGTGCTGGGTGCCACGCTGGCGACCATGGCCGTCGCACCCGCGGCGCACGCCGCGGACGCCCGAGAACTCCTGGCCGGCGCGATCGCCAGCACCAAGGGCACCTACCTCGTCTACAACTTCGGCGGCGGCAATCCCGCACCCATGCTCAACGCCGCGGGCAACTGGTATGAGATGACCAGCGGCGGCCACCTGATGATCATCAAGGCTGCGTCGCAACGACTTACGCCCCGTCTGCTGGTCGACTCGCATCGCGGCTACCAGGGTCGCTGCGAACGGGATCCGCGAGCGCGTACCGGTGAGGGCCTGTCGCAGGCATCGGAGCTGTACAGCCCGTTGCAGGCCTGGCAGGCCCTCGGCCAGCCAACCATCGCGGTCAACGCCAACTTCTTCGACATCCGCGGTCAGCAGGGCGGGTCGTGGAAGTCGACGGGATGCAGTTCTCCGCTGGGCGCCTACGTCGACAACACCCGCGGCCAGGGTCAGGCGAACGCAGCGGTCACGGGCACCATCGCCTACGCGGGCAAGCAGGGCCTGTCCAACGGCAACGAGACGTGGACCGCGCTGAGCACGATGATCCTGCCCGTCGCCGGCGCACCGTTCGTCATCACCCCGAAGTCGCCCACCGACTACGACGCCGCGTCACCCGTGATCGCGGGTCTGATGGACGAGGGCACCCGGTTCGTCGCCGTGGCCGGCCTCGGTCTGCTGGCCCCGGGTGACACCGGACAGATGAACGACGGCGGGCCGAGCGCGGCACGGACTGCGCTCGCGTACTCGCGGGCACGTGACGAGATGTACGTGTTCCAGGGCGGCAGCTACACCCCGGACCAGATCCAGGACCTGTTCCGCGGCCTCGGGAGCGACACCGCGATCCTGCTGGACGGCGGCGGATCCTCGGCCATCGTGCTGCGCCGCGACGCCGGCGGCATGTGGGCGGGCGCGGGCGTGCCCAGGGGATCGTGCGACACCCAACAGGTCCTGTGCGATTCCCGCGAGCGAGCGTTGCCCAGTTGGCTGGCGTTCAGCTGA
- a CDS encoding MarR family winged helix-turn-helix transcriptional regulator encodes MYSMWLSEDEQRVWRSHLAMTSRLQAAMNRQLQRDCGLSLADYEVLVAIDERAGCRISELGERLGWEQSRLSHQLSRMRGRELVSRQGASDDRRAATVDLTDAGRAALAAAAPGHAKLVRTVVFTDVRPADLRAVQRWTAAVLARLDDQQAG; translated from the coding sequence ATGTATTCCATGTGGTTGTCCGAGGACGAGCAACGGGTGTGGCGGAGCCACCTCGCGATGACGAGTCGGCTGCAGGCCGCGATGAACCGGCAGCTGCAGCGCGACTGCGGTCTGTCGCTGGCCGACTACGAGGTACTGGTGGCCATCGACGAGCGGGCGGGCTGCCGGATCTCCGAGCTGGGGGAGCGGCTCGGCTGGGAGCAGAGCAGGCTGTCGCACCAGCTCAGCCGCATGCGGGGACGCGAGCTGGTCTCGCGTCAGGGGGCCTCCGACGACCGCCGGGCGGCGACCGTCGACCTCACCGACGCAGGCCGGGCGGCGTTGGCCGCCGCCGCGCCCGGGCACGCCAAACTCGTCCGCACCGTCGTGTTCACCGACGTGCGGCCGGCGGATCTACGCGCGGTGCAGCGGTGGACGGCCGCTGTGCTCGCCCGGCTCGACGATCAGCAGGCCGGATGA
- a CDS encoding alpha/beta hydrolase family protein: MRVRRVATRLFVALATLLAVVACSSEPAPTAAEPGGWVDEDVTFVADGLTLHGTYRHRGEPAPGPAALLISESGNTDRNGDNAVAGPVGNMRQLAEYLSDKGISSLRYDKVGTGKTGLGPYATRPADVGSAVYTAGAKAAARFLAGQSQTDASRISVYALGEGTVHAMALVTDTAPDALKVHSLALFQPLSGRYLDIITGRVRADVDAAVSTGAKNRQQGDEVLAAWANAVSEARTKGTAPAKLPEGLGAILNPANVKAVVEADAIDPLALAAKVPAGMPVLATCSDSDAQADCTAEKPLFAALGHTALTVVELKGVNHVLRDDPSDSVANYAKQDPLSPQLVTALDGFVGK; the protein is encoded by the coding sequence GTGCGTGTGAGAAGGGTGGCCACCCGACTGTTCGTGGCACTCGCGACGCTCCTGGCCGTGGTCGCCTGCTCGTCGGAACCGGCGCCGACGGCCGCCGAACCCGGGGGCTGGGTCGACGAGGACGTCACGTTCGTCGCCGACGGCCTCACCCTGCACGGCACCTACCGGCACCGCGGCGAGCCCGCGCCAGGACCTGCGGCACTACTGATCTCCGAGAGCGGGAACACCGACCGCAACGGGGACAACGCCGTCGCGGGGCCCGTCGGCAACATGCGCCAACTCGCCGAGTACCTCTCGGACAAGGGCATCTCGAGCCTGCGCTACGACAAGGTCGGCACCGGCAAGACCGGCCTGGGGCCCTACGCGACGCGGCCCGCCGACGTCGGCAGCGCCGTCTACACCGCCGGTGCGAAGGCCGCGGCCAGGTTCCTGGCCGGGCAGTCGCAGACCGACGCGTCGCGCATCTCCGTCTACGCCCTCGGCGAGGGCACGGTGCACGCGATGGCACTGGTCACCGACACCGCCCCCGATGCGCTGAAGGTCCACTCGCTGGCGTTGTTCCAGCCGCTGTCCGGTCGCTACCTCGACATCATCACCGGCCGGGTGCGCGCCGACGTGGACGCCGCCGTCTCCACGGGTGCGAAGAACCGCCAGCAGGGCGACGAGGTGCTCGCGGCCTGGGCCAACGCCGTGAGCGAGGCACGGACCAAGGGCACCGCACCGGCGAAGCTGCCAGAGGGCCTCGGAGCGATCCTGAACCCCGCGAACGTCAAGGCGGTCGTCGAGGCCGACGCCATCGACCCGCTGGCGCTGGCGGCGAAGGTCCCGGCGGGCATGCCGGTCTTGGCGACGTGTTCGGACTCCGACGCTCAGGCCGACTGCACCGCGGAGAAGCCGCTGTTCGCCGCCCTCGGCCACACCGCGCTGACCGTCGTCGAACTCAAGGGCGTCAACCACGTGCTGCGCGACGACCCGTCCGACAGCGTCGCCAACTACGCAAAGCAGGATCCGCTGTCGCCGCAGCTGGTGACGGCGCTGGACGGCTTCGTCGGCAAGTAG
- a CDS encoding NDMA-dependent alcohol dehydrogenase encodes MKTKGALLWELNTPFRVDEIDLGDPIADEVQIRMHAAGMCHSDYHLTTGATPIGLPALGGHEGAGVVTKVGKNVTGIEEGDHVILAFIPACGDCPPCMKGFRSLCDRGALLLGGKAIADGTSRVHAGSHEVSPMNLLGTFAPYMTVHKDSVVKIDRDIPFETAAIMGCAVPTGFGSATNVADVQPGETVAIVGVGGIGMSALQGAVISGAKTVIAIDPNEWKRDQAIKFGATHVYPSMAEAIGPMIDVTHGLMADKTIIAVGEMRGEYVEEAMILTAKTGTCVVTGMGSMMDADVKLNLFLFTMLQKTLKGNIFGGGSSHIETPRLVGLYKSGLLKIDEMISNTYTLENINDGYQDMIDGKNIRGVITFDEKDW; translated from the coding sequence ATGAAGACCAAGGGCGCTCTGCTGTGGGAACTGAACACGCCATTCCGGGTCGACGAGATCGATCTCGGTGACCCCATCGCGGACGAAGTGCAGATCCGGATGCACGCCGCCGGGATGTGCCACTCGGACTACCACCTGACCACCGGGGCGACCCCGATCGGCCTGCCCGCACTCGGCGGACACGAGGGCGCGGGCGTCGTCACCAAGGTCGGCAAGAACGTCACGGGCATCGAGGAGGGCGACCACGTCATCCTCGCATTCATCCCCGCCTGCGGTGACTGCCCGCCGTGCATGAAGGGGTTCCGTTCGCTGTGCGACCGGGGCGCCCTGCTGCTGGGCGGCAAGGCCATCGCCGACGGCACGTCGCGCGTGCACGCCGGCTCGCACGAGGTGTCACCGATGAACCTGCTCGGCACCTTCGCCCCGTACATGACGGTGCACAAGGACTCGGTGGTCAAGATCGACCGCGACATCCCGTTCGAGACGGCCGCGATCATGGGTTGCGCGGTACCGACGGGGTTCGGGTCGGCGACCAACGTGGCCGACGTGCAGCCCGGCGAGACGGTCGCCATCGTCGGCGTCGGCGGCATCGGCATGAGCGCACTTCAGGGCGCCGTGATCTCCGGCGCGAAGACCGTCATCGCGATCGACCCCAACGAGTGGAAGCGCGATCAGGCGATCAAGTTCGGCGCCACGCACGTCTACCCGTCGATGGCCGAGGCGATCGGCCCGATGATCGACGTGACCCACGGGCTGATGGCCGACAAGACCATCATCGCGGTCGGCGAGATGCGCGGCGAGTACGTCGAGGAGGCGATGATCCTCACGGCCAAGACCGGCACGTGCGTGGTGACCGGCATGGGCTCGATGATGGACGCCGACGTCAAGCTCAACCTGTTCCTGTTCACCATGTTGCAGAAGACGTTGAAGGGCAACATCTTCGGCGGTGGCAGCTCGCACATCGAGACGCCGCGACTGGTCGGGCTGTACAAGTCGGGCCTGCTCAAGATCGACGAGATGATCAGCAACACCTACACGCTCGAGAACATCAACGACGGCTACCAGGACATGATCGACGGCAAGAACATCCGCGGTGTCATCACGTTCGACGAGAAGGACTGGTAA
- a CDS encoding PQQ-dependent sugar dehydrogenase, with product MQALKRHSRILAALAAASTVVVACSSAPSPPSSEASESSSQPGTASATQPPAAQGLEEVTVQVPDDFRAAPFDEPRKALVPKGWTLSVWNRSEKPRLLAWAPDGALLVSEPSSGQVLSLRPTGAGPENQVLLEGLDQPHGLAFAGSTLYVAQSDQVDAYDYVDGQATRPRTVAAGLPDAKSPDLRGAYSHALKSVAVGPDGAVYFSIGSTGNVSAEDRTATPPRATIMRVPPGGGPAEPFATGVRNGTGLAIAPDGSVWTAVNNRDNIAVPDEGPDYGKVIPDYVDENPPESLAKVTPGRELGWPYCNPVGGPANMTFARDVQTNADGSELDCAALPPIEQSFGAHSAALGLSFVDGGLPAPYDRGALAGVHGSWNREPPRAPEVSFFPWQNGTLGDQQTLVGGFQSDDGTRWGRPVAAVAGPDGAVYVSDDYADAIYRLAPPA from the coding sequence ATGCAGGCCTTGAAGCGGCATAGTCGGATCCTCGCGGCCCTCGCGGCCGCCTCGACGGTGGTGGTGGCGTGCTCCTCGGCGCCATCGCCACCGTCGTCCGAAGCGTCCGAGTCATCCTCCCAGCCCGGCACGGCCTCGGCCACCCAGCCGCCAGCGGCCCAGGGCCTCGAAGAGGTGACGGTGCAGGTGCCCGACGACTTCCGCGCGGCGCCGTTCGACGAACCGCGAAAGGCGTTGGTGCCGAAGGGCTGGACGCTGTCGGTGTGGAACCGGTCGGAGAAACCGCGGCTTCTGGCGTGGGCTCCCGACGGCGCCTTGCTGGTGTCGGAGCCCAGCAGCGGCCAGGTGCTGAGCCTCCGACCAACCGGCGCGGGACCGGAGAACCAGGTCCTGCTCGAGGGGCTCGATCAACCGCACGGCCTAGCCTTCGCCGGGTCGACGCTGTACGTCGCGCAGAGTGATCAGGTCGACGCCTACGACTACGTCGACGGCCAGGCCACCCGGCCGCGCACCGTCGCGGCGGGCCTGCCGGACGCCAAGAGCCCCGACCTGCGGGGCGCGTACTCGCACGCGCTCAAGAGCGTCGCGGTCGGACCCGACGGTGCGGTGTACTTCTCGATCGGGTCGACCGGCAACGTATCCGCCGAGGACCGCACGGCCACTCCGCCGCGCGCCACGATCATGCGCGTTCCGCCCGGCGGTGGCCCGGCCGAGCCGTTCGCCACCGGAGTCCGCAACGGCACCGGTCTCGCCATCGCGCCCGACGGCTCGGTGTGGACCGCGGTGAACAACCGGGACAACATCGCCGTGCCCGACGAGGGCCCCGACTACGGCAAGGTGATCCCGGACTACGTCGACGAGAACCCGCCCGAGTCGCTGGCCAAGGTCACCCCCGGTCGCGAATTGGGTTGGCCGTACTGCAATCCCGTCGGCGGCCCGGCCAACATGACGTTCGCCCGCGACGTGCAGACCAACGCCGACGGCTCCGAACTCGACTGCGCTGCGCTGCCCCCGATCGAACAGAGCTTCGGCGCCCACTCCGCGGCTCTGGGCCTGAGCTTCGTCGACGGCGGGCTGCCCGCACCGTATGACCGCGGTGCACTGGCGGGCGTGCACGGGTCGTGGAACCGCGAACCGCCGCGCGCCCCCGAGGTGTCGTTCTTCCCGTGGCAGAACGGGACGCTCGGGGATCAGCAGACCCTCGTCGGCGGGTTCCAGTCCGATGACGGCACCCGGTGGGGTCGCCCGGTCGCGGCCGTCGCCGGCCCGGACGGTGCGGTGTACGTCAGCGACGACTACGCCGACGCCATCTACCGACTCGCTCCGCCTGCCTGA
- a CDS encoding fructosamine kinase family protein, with amino-acid sequence MAVHRKRSSAGVPDLFGYEASGLRWLSAVDAGVPCARVIAWDRDTLELDRLESVRPDAAAAREFGRRLAITHDAGAAGFGAPPDGWTKPGYFGPAASPLPMSLTAHESWGEFYAVERVEPALARAADDLPLATRRGAAEVIDRCRSGRLDDGDRPARLHGDLWSGNVMWTAAGVVLIDPAAHGGHRETDLAMLALFGCPHLDAVLDGYQREHPLRAGWQQRRGLHQLFPLLMHVALFGSSYAPAVSAAIGSALQI; translated from the coding sequence GTGGCGGTGCACCGAAAACGCAGCTCGGCAGGCGTACCCGACCTGTTCGGGTACGAAGCCAGTGGCCTACGTTGGCTGTCGGCCGTCGATGCCGGCGTCCCGTGCGCGCGAGTGATCGCCTGGGATCGCGACACTCTGGAACTGGATCGGCTCGAGTCGGTCCGTCCGGATGCCGCCGCCGCGCGCGAGTTCGGCCGCCGCCTGGCGATCACGCACGACGCCGGTGCCGCGGGGTTCGGTGCACCGCCCGACGGCTGGACGAAGCCAGGTTACTTCGGGCCTGCCGCGAGTCCCCTGCCCATGTCGCTCACCGCTCACGAGTCGTGGGGGGAGTTCTACGCGGTCGAGCGGGTGGAGCCCGCCTTGGCGCGGGCGGCCGACGACCTACCCCTCGCGACGCGACGCGGCGCGGCGGAGGTGATCGATCGCTGCCGCTCGGGACGTCTCGACGACGGCGATCGGCCGGCGCGGCTGCACGGTGACCTGTGGAGCGGCAACGTCATGTGGACTGCTGCCGGCGTCGTGTTGATCGACCCAGCCGCACACGGCGGACACCGCGAGACGGATCTGGCAATGCTCGCCCTGTTCGGCTGTCCCCATCTCGACGCCGTGCTCGACGGGTATCAGCGCGAGCACCCGCTGCGTGCGGGGTGGCAGCAGCGCCGGGGTCTGCACCAGCTCTTTCCATTGCTGATGCACGTCGCTCTGTTCGGATCGTCGTACGCGCCGGCTGTCTCGGCTGCGATCGGCAGCGCACTGCAGATCTAG